AATTTGAGCCTCTGCTGTTCACCGCCGGAGCATTTGGAGACCTTTCGTTTGGCCAGCGAGGTGATGTCGGTCCGTTCCATGACGGAGTCGATCCGGTCCCGGGCCCCGTGCAGGGCGGCAATGGCCGTCACGGTTTCACGCACGGTCAGATCCCGCAGCAACCCACCGGTTTGCAGCACCGCTGAGACGTCCCCCGCCTCAACCGCTGCGCGCGGACTCTTGCCGAACACGCTGACGGTTCCGGAGGTGGGAGCTGTCAACCCGAGCATCATGTCGATCGTGGTGGTTTTTCCGGCACCGTTGGGGCCAAGGAAGGCCACGATCTCACCCGTGCCCACGCTCAGGTCGATCCCCGCGACGGCTTGCACCGGCCCTTGGGCGGTGCGAAAGCTTTTGCGGACCGCCTCAAGTTTTAGTGCCGGGGCTGGTTCCGAGGTTGCGGCGGCCGCCAAATGTTTGTGCGTCTTGGTTTGCATTCCTTCAGTTTGCTCGACCCCGTAGGTCACCGGAAGTGCAAAATGTCACGCATGCCCCGTGATGCGGCCCACTTCGCTAAACGCGCTCTTGAGTACGACGGCGGCACTCGCCCATTCCTGATGAAACTCACCTGCCGCCGTCGTGCGTTGGGAGGCTCAGCCGTGGTGTTTGGTCAGCCAGCTTGCATACAGTTCGTCGCGGCAGCGCATGATGTGCCGGATGCGGTAAAAACCCAACAGCATCACCGCAGGGAACGCTGCCATCATGAGAAGGAGGGCCATGGCGTCCGGCTCCTTCCCGCGCGGAGCGAACAAGATGGCAGCCAGGCAGGCGGCAAGGACCAGGCCGAAGGCGATCCAGCCGCTGATGATGCGGTTCCGCGTGTTGCTTTCCACCCGGTCGCTGCCTTGGAGTGGTTTGGGCGGCTTGCTGGTGAAGCGCAGCCCAGCGGTTGCCAGCCAGCCGAGAGCGGTCACTCCCAGTCCCAGCAGCGCCATGGTGAGCCCGTTTTTGTGAGACCCGTACATGACTGCGGAGCTGAGCGCCCATGCTGCGCCGGCACCGGTGATGCACAGACCGCCAAGGAGTGCGGCAAGCAGGATGACCCGTCTTTGCGCGTAGCCCAGTGCGAGCTGGGCATAATTGTCTGCCGGGGCCGGGTGGCTCAACTCTGGCCGCGCAGAGCAGCCACGACCACTGCACCAGCAGGTCCTTGAAGTTCGCGCACCGACAGCTGCCCGTCATCGGTCACGGGCAATGCGGCCAGCAGGGTCGGCTTGCCTTGTTCCACCTTAATGTTCGCCACCACAGGTTCCGCGTCGAGGACCCACTTTTGCGAGACCACAAGGCCTGCGCCAACTTTTTGCGCATCCGCCACGGTGCCGTCCACCACTTGTCCCACAAAGTCCAGGATTTCGGTGTCCTCGCGCAGCGGCACACAGATGTATTCACTCAGCGGCTGCAGCAGGAAGGCGGCCTTGGCGCCCACGGATTCCACCACATAGGTGGGAAGTGCAGACTGGTCCTGCCCCACCCGGGCAATCTGGTACCAAGTGTGCCCGCTGGCGAGGATCCTGGCGATGATTTCGGCATCACCCTGCAATGCAATCTCTTCGCCGTCGCGGCGGACCGAACCCCGGACGTTGAGGGTGCTGATCCCGGCCCGGACCAGGTCGCTGTCATCCGGCAGATCTGCCAGGTTCAGGACGCTGCGGCTGAGGTCGATCTCCTTGCCGGAGTTAAAGGACAGCAGCGCCAAGATCTCGTGGCTGGTGATGCGGTAGGCGCTGGCGGGAAGTTCTTGCGTGTTCATGGATTCCTTGGGGGTTTCAATGTGGATTGCTGAGCCGGGCGTGGCGTGCAACCGGAATGCTGTTGCGTCTTGCCGTGGTTATTTAATCCCAACCAGACCTCCCAGCCAGCCTATGCCGTCCACGATGCGCTTGGTCACTGGGATGTCGCCGGAGAGCATGGAGGCTGCGCCCCAGAGGAGCCCAACGGCACCGATGGCAACGCCGAGCGGTGCTCCGACGACAGATGTCGTGGCGGCGATGGCAGCGGCGGACAAGACCGTGGAAACCACACCGTCGGCCGCCCGGAATCCATCCCCATGGGCCATGCCTGAGGCGACATCCGCGATGCCCAAGCCAACACCCACCACGCCAAGAGCCCTGCCGCCCACGTCCATGGCGTTGCTGAACTTGGGCATCATGGCGGCGAGTTCATTTCCGTCAGCCAAGCTGATGTTGAAAGCAAACTTATCCGCCGCGAACTTTAGTGCATTGGTCACACCCTGGGCCTGTGCGCCATCCTCGATGCCCAAGACATCCTCGGTCAACCATTCAAGGCCGCCCGGCGCCGGGACATAGCCGGGATCGGTGAAGGCCCCATCGAGGGATTCGCCGGTTGGGGAGTCGCCTGGGGTGCTGATCTGGGGGCCACCGTCGGAGCCGCCTGTACCTGCGGATCCTGAGCTGCCAGTGTCTCCCGGCCCACCAGAACCACCCGTGTCGGCGCTGGCCTTTT
This genomic interval from Arthrobacter sp. PAMC 25486 contains the following:
- a CDS encoding WXG100 family type VII secretion target: MSEGMLGAAPEELRELAKTMSLSGQDLDNTATSLQAAVTRTQWSGFDADSFRNRWASALRPTLRTAGASLENMSKMLLAQADEQEKASADTGGSGGPGDTGSSGSAGTGGSDGGPQISTPGDSPTGESLDGAFTDPGYVPAPGGLEWLTEDVLGIEDGAQAQGVTNALKFAADKFAFNISLADGNELAAMMPKFSNAMDVGGRALGVVGVGLGIADVASGMAHGDGFRAADGVVSTVLSAAAIAATTSVVGAPLGVAIGAVGLLWGAASMLSGDIPVTKRIVDGIGWLGGLVGIK